The following proteins are encoded in a genomic region of Pan troglodytes isolate AG18354 chromosome 2, NHGRI_mPanTro3-v2.0_pri, whole genome shotgun sequence:
- the LOC134809475 gene encoding intraflagellar transport protein 122 homolog isoform X2 — protein sequence MNASRKKLAVVDENDTCLVYDIDTKELLFQEPNANSVAWNTQCEDMLCFSGGGYLNIKASTFPVHRQKLQGFVVGYNGSKIFCLHVFISAVEVPQPHHCL from the exons ATGAATGCCTCCCGTAAGAAGCTGGCCGTGGTAGATGAAAATGACACTTGCCTGGTGTATGACATCGACACCAAGGAGCTGCTTTTTCAG GAACCAAACGCCAACAGTGTGGCTTGGAACACCCAGTGTGAGGACATGCTCTGCTTCTCGGGAGGAGGCTACCTCAACATCAAAGCCAGCACCTTCCCTGTGCACCGGCAGAAGCTGCAGGGCTTTGTGGTCGGCTACAATGGCTCCAAGATCTTCTGCCTCCACGTCTTCATTTCTGCCGTGGAGGTGCCACAG CCCCATCACTGTCTATGA
- the LOC134809475 gene encoding intraflagellar transport protein 122 homolog isoform X1: MNASRKKLAVVDENDTCLVYDIDTKELLFQEPNANSVAWNTQCEDMLCFSGGGYLNIKASTFPVHRQKLQGFVVGYNGSKIFCLHVFISAVEVPQVTGSTCPLSALARPIRPGKPGPWLVL, from the exons ATGAATGCCTCCCGTAAGAAGCTGGCCGTGGTAGATGAAAATGACACTTGCCTGGTGTATGACATCGACACCAAGGAGCTGCTTTTTCAG GAACCAAACGCCAACAGTGTGGCTTGGAACACCCAGTGTGAGGACATGCTCTGCTTCTCGGGAGGAGGCTACCTCAACATCAAAGCCAGCACCTTCCCTGTGCACCGGCAGAAGCTGCAGGGCTTTGTGGTCGGCTACAATGGCTCCAAGATCTTCTGCCTCCACGTCTTCATTTCTGCCGTGGAGGTGCCACAGGTAACTGGGAGCACCTGTCCACTCTCAGCACTGGCAAGGCCAATAAGACCAGGGAAGCCGGGCCCCTGGCTGGTGCTTTGA